The DNA window CGCCAACGTCCTCCCAAAGAGACCCAGTACAAACGCCGTATCCTGCCACGCACGCACACTTTTCCCCATCAACACGCCGTGCCCGGTCCAGGGATAGGTTTTCAACGCCGCAACATCCGCTACGATTCCGGCTCTGACCGGATTGAGGTGGATATATGCAACCAGCTGCGTGAAATAGGCGTCTTCCTCGCAAAGGATGGATTTGTAGCGGTTTTGAAAAAGATGGCCGCGGCGGCCGTGCCTTTTATTGAACCTCAGCGCGTAGCCGGTCAAAAGCCGCCGCATGATCGTCGCGATCGGCACGGTTCCGGTACGAAGGAGCAGGTGCACGTGATTGGTCATCAGCGCCCATGCGTAGCAGGGCGTGGCCGTCTCAAGGAGCAGACCGGACAGCCTTTCAAGAAAGTCCGCCCGATCATTGTCATCCTCGAAAATCGCCCGGCTTTCGAT is part of the Deltaproteobacteria bacterium genome and encodes:
- a CDS encoding transposase → MPRQGRIDAPGALHHIIIRGIESRAIFEDDNDRADFLERLSGLLLETATPCYAWALMTNHVHLLLRTGTVPIATIMRRLLTGYALRFNKRHGRRGHLFQNRYKSILCEEDAYFTQLVAYIHLNPVRAGIVADVAALKTYPWTGHGVLMGKSVRAWQDTAFVLGLFGRTLAEARRNLQRHLSEWSAKGPRPELTGGGLIRSVGGWRMVREAYRNGVRLAGDERILGSSYRSPEAKWRVV